From Kogia breviceps isolate mKogBre1 chromosome 2, mKogBre1 haplotype 1, whole genome shotgun sequence, one genomic window encodes:
- the WIPF1 gene encoding WAS/WASL-interacting protein family member 1 isoform X2, with translation MPKLRSTASRESDSGGSRPPILPPGGRPTSAKPFSPPSGPGRFPVPSPGHRSGPPEPQRNRMPPPRPDVGAKPDNIPPPVPNTPRPVQSSLHNRGSTLVPGGPRQPSPGLTPPPLPGNRGAAFGGGSTRQTPSGSSSPFSNRPPLPPTPSRSLDDKPPPPPPPVGSRPSIHSEAVPLPPPQNSKPPVPSTPRPSPSAQAPPPPPPPSRPGPPPVPPGSSGGGGGDEIPRLPQRNLSLSSSSSSSSAPPLPSPGRSGLLPLPPSGRPPPPVRDPPGRSGPLPPPPLMNRNGSTSRALPATPQLPSRSGIDSPRSGPRPPLPPDRPGTGVPPPPPPSTSIRNGFQDSSCEDEWESRFFFHPISDLPPPEPYVPTTKSYPSKLARNESRSGSNRRERGAPPLPPIPR, from the exons ATTCCGGAGGAAGCCGACCCCCGATTTTGCCACCAGGAGGAAGACCCACATCTGCCAAACCTTTCTCGCCCCCAAGTGGCCCAGGGAGGTTCCCTGTGCCTTCTCCAGGCCACAGAAGCGGACCTCCAGAACCTCAGAGGAACCGAATGCCTCCCCCGAGGCCCGACGTGGGCGCGAAGCCTGATAACATTCCGCCTCCAGTGCCTAATACTCCAAGACCCGTTCAGTCAAGTCTGCACAACCGGGGGTCCACCCTAGTGCCCGGGGGCCCCAGGCAGCCCAGCCCCGGGCTgactcctccccctctccccggaAACCGAGGGGCTGCTTTCGGTGGAGGCTCCACCCGCCAGACCCCGTCAGGCTCCTCCTCGCCCTTCTCCAaccggcctcccctcccccctaccCCGAGCAGGTCCTTGGATGACAAACCCCCTCCTCCGCCCCCTCCAGTGGGCAGCAGGCCCTCCATCCACAGTGAGGCCgtccccctgcctccccctcagAACAGCAAGCCCCCGGTGCCCTCCACCCCGCGGCCTTCCCCCTCTGCGCaggctccgcccccgcccccgccccccagccggCCGGGCCCTCCCCCAGTGCCCCCAGGGTccagtggcggcggcggcggcgacgaaATCCCGAGGCTCCCACAGCGGAACCTGTCCCTCTCATCGTCTTCGTCGTCGTCATCTGCGCCTCCCTTACCTTCACCCGGGCGGTCGGGCCTTCTTCCTCTCCCGCCCAGCGGAAGACCCCCTCCTCCGGTGAGGGACCCACCGGGCAGATCAG GCCCTCTCCCACCACCTCCTCTGATGAACAGAAATGGCAGCACATCTCGGGCCCTGCCTGCCACCCCTCAGTTGCCATCCAGGAGTGGAATAGATAGTCCCAGAAGTGGGCCCCGGCCTCCTCTTCCTCCCGACAGGCCTGGCACTGGGgtgcctcccccacctccaccatcGACATCAATTAGAAACGGCTTCCAAGACTCTTCATGTGAAG ATGAGTGGGAAAGCAGATTCTTCTTCCATCCGATTTCTGATTTGCCACCTCCAGAGCCATATGTACCAACAACCAAAAGTTATCCCAGTAAATTGGCAAGAAATGAAAGCCGGA